The Amblyomma americanum isolate KBUSLIRL-KWMA chromosome 2, ASM5285725v1, whole genome shotgun sequence genome contains the following window.
TGGTTGGTTCCGCCTCCTATAAACAGAAGGACAGGACGAGCTCTGAGTTGTGATTATAGAGACCCGATGTCTGCACACGGTGACAGGCAGTCAGTGATTAGCGAACGGTTAGCCTTCAAAATGCGTTTTTTTTCGGTTAGCCTttaaaatgcgtttttttttctctcgtattATAGATCGGCGTGATCGGACTCGTCGTGAGAAAGCCACTTGTATTAAAATGGGTATGTTCGCGTAACTTGAAAAGGGTGGATTTCCACAAGTGCACCAAGTTAAAGAGAGGTGACCACCATCATTATCTTGAAAGTGCTTCGTTAAGGTACGAACACACTAGCTGAATAACGCGCGGCACGCCGCTGGCCGTACAAATCCCCCCGCACAAGGGACGGCCACACCGGCGGCGAAGAGTACGCGGGAAAACGCCGCCGCACAAAGCTCCCTCCATGCCAGACCGGTTGAGGTCCGTGATTCTGCACTACAAACGTTGATTCTGCAGGAGCGCGCACCGCCCCTGGCATATAACTTTAGTACGAGCCAAGAGGCGGCGGCACAGACGCTCCCCACCTAAGCTGGGCGCCTCTCATTGGTCTCCCTGCCGCCGCGGCAGGTTTCGTGGCAAGCGCCTTGCCGCCGGCGGCGCGCCGCGCGCGGTTTTCttaaaggggcgctcacattagcgggaaaacgcgcaacgccgggcgtttcccgcgtgccgcttcccgcccaagccggtttttctcccgcggacagcctgctctcccgtcccgcggagcgatgggttcggtacctatttttcccgtgccggtgattaaggacagccaatgggcgccgaccgtgaaccgtgacgtcggtcccagctcagtgaccccgtcggcggaggctgcgcgcgtccggccggccggccccggccggccggggcactcggcggctgctttgccagggcgacggaaggggagctagcagggtgcgctttccagtcttctctagtgtcacgtgactatccccttctctttctgctcgttcgggtcctccctcagcgcctcctctctccacattccaagacaaccgcagcgagaaaacgcgcgcagtgtgagcgtcattccgaggagctgcgaggcagcgtcgacgttgacgctgtgccggcgcgggaagcttcccgccagtgtgagcgcgccttaaggggcgctcacattagcgggaaaacgcgcaacgccgggcgtttcccgcgtgccgcttcccgcccaagccggtttttctcccgcggacagcctgctctcccgtcccgcggagcgatgggttcggtacctatttttcccgtgccggtgattaaggacagccaatgggcgccgaccgtgaaccgtgacgtcggtcccagtacagtgaccccgtcggcggaggctgcgcgcgtccggccggccggccccggccggccggggcactcggcggctgctttgccagggcgacgggaggggagctagcagggtgcgctttccagtcttctctagtgtcacgtgactatctccttctctttctgctcgttcgggtcctccctcagcgcctcctctctccacattccaagacaaccgcagcgagaaaacgcgcgtagtgtgagcgtcattccgaggagctgcgaggcagcgtcgacgttgacgctgtgccggcgcgggaagcttcccgctagtgtgagcgcgcctttagggTTTTCAAAAGTCACTGGCGACTAGGTTTTCCGCCGTGTGTCCGTACCTTTAGTGTCAGCAGGCTGCTCATAATCCTGGTTCGCTTATCAGTATTTCTGTTGCGCACAATGGTACGAAACGCCACTGTCGTACCGACTGTCGTACCTATGGCCTAGAGGTATTTTTCTTCCGCATCATATCCGCACCTTGGctagcaatttttttctgctgagctCTTCTCGAGGGTTTCGGTACAAGATATCATGACCACCTGTCGGTGCTTGTAGACGTCCACATCGTGGTCGCGATCCCGCAATGCACGCAGTTCCTGTGACGCCTCTGCATAAGCGCCGCCATAAATGTGGCAGTGGCAGACCTGTCCCAACACAGAGGGGGGTTAAGAGCCGTTCGCCCTGGCCACTAGGGCCGATAGTGAGTGGCCCGCGCGGAGACAAAAGCACACCTTACAACGGTGGCTGTTCCAGAATCACGCTACATGGCCGAGCATGGAAAGAGCTGTCCCCACTACACGTCTACTATATAGAACGGTGATGGCACATGTTTCCTCCTTAGAGAGGGGCTGTAACGTGGCACTGATGTGTGTAGTACGCTTAGAGTGCGCTCGGGACGGCTGGCGCGTGCGGTGTGAGCGGCGTGTAGTGTTTCTGACGCCGCGGCGCACGCACTTGGCTCAGATGTGCACACGCCGTCGACGCACGGTGTGCGAGAAGGGTGTCTTCAAGAGAGACGACGAGGGCTGCGGAACCGCTCAGGAGAAGAGGGAGCCACGGTACTTTTCGTTGCAGCTGTGTGACCTGTAGCAGTTGCTGTACAGCGACTTCCTCGTCACGCTGGCCATTGTGCAGGCCATGGCGAGCTCCAGGCACCTGCGGAAGTAGTCGACAGTACTTGTGAACACACCTGCACCTGAGCCGACGTCAAGACGCGACAACACGCAGCCGTAAATCAGCGGCAGCCAGTGCTTCCCGGTGCTCGCGCGTTGTGGAAGCGCTGGCCGAAAACCAAGGGGTCTGAGTTGCGCGAAAAATAGCCAGGCGCTCAGTCCTGTCCGCAGCAGAGGTTGTGGGAAGAAAAATTAGCTGGCCGCTGCAAAGCATCGACCAGACGAAAAGCACAGCAGCGCTCTGGCCAAGAAGGAAGTTGCTATGCTCTCTTTCAAGCAGCCTCTTTCATGCCAGTTTAAGGAAGCCTTTTCGGTCGCGAAAGAAAAAGCTACTCCCATCCGTTTCATCACATGCAGTGAAGACTTGGCGCGGCGGTCTGTTTTCAAGATTTTCTTAGAGACTACAGCTGCACTGTTCCAAAAAGAGTTATGCGCACACAATTAAAGAAATGGGCCTGACGCCATCGCTGGTATAGGGGCAGGAAGTTTCGCTTTCCACGACGGCTCTCTGAGTTTGTCTCGCCGCAAGCGAATGTTTAGACCAGTGTAGATAATACTTTTCAGAAATCAAGGCTATGTGtaaagccgccgcagtggctcagtggttatggcgctcggctgctgactcgaaagacgcgggtccgatcccgaccgcggcgatcgaatttcgatggaggcgaaattctagaggcctgtgtactgtgcgatgtcagtgcacgttaaatatcactaggtggtcgaaatttccggaggccttcactacggcgtccctcgtagcctgagtcgctttgggacgttaaaccctatcaACCAACCAAGGCTATGTGTAAAGTATGTGGTCAGTAATGCATCCCATCTGGGCTTTTTGCACTCCACATCTAAACGGGGCGGCAAGCATATTCAAGGGGTATTCGAAGTACCGGCCCACAAGTTCACTGGAGCGTCACCCACCGATGAGACTAGTGTCGTAACATCAGTGGGTGACGCATTTGCATGGCATGCAAATACGACGCCAGAAAGCGCGGGATGTTCAATCAGGGTGATAAACGAGGTTAGAAACTGCACCCGTGCCAGTCGgcgcgctggggggggggggggggggggggcactactTGGCAAAGCACTTCTGGTGCCTACACTGCATCGTGCAGTGGACTCAGGGACACAGGTCGGAACTTGGAGGGGCGGTCTTACTTTTGCGCACGATAGTACCGATAGTACTTCCACGTTCTATATAAAACCATAATTTTTCAGTTTCATAATTTATTcgcaaaaattgctggtggtttagctcggattgaacctggagtgacgtgatagctacatctggccgagtggaaccagCTCAGTCGAAttgtaaagtcagtctttcgtcgctccatttcgctgggcgttccttcttcatcccacttgacacggcgcatgcgcacagctgtttgttgcagctgttgcgcgccgccagcagcagcagctgctccgcactacgtgaccaacggcgccgtcACGGAGCTCAAGTTATGGCACGGCCGGTATCGAGGGGAGCACGCGCTGCGCGAGcccctctcgagaccggccgtggttcttggtgccacgctgaagggtcgaagaggcggcgaagtgtagctatcgctacaaaactcggCACTGGTGTGGTTATCGCGAAGTAACTTCAGGGGCCGCAGAGTTCTGTTAAACAATGAATCTCCGCACGTGTGAGACGCAtcgaatgaaatggcgcagtagcagTTGGCAACCGGGCGATAATGTAACAAGGCTAACTAAATTGTGCGAGAACAAGGAATCTCTTCTCTTCTTTGCAGGGAGACTTTTTGCGAGGACAGATGCAGAACGATGGGGTCGCTACTAGCATTCCGTGCTTTGTAAATGTCCTCGATAAATGTACGAGGAATCCGTCGATATATTTAATTCCGGCGCAATCCTCATTTTCTCCTCTGGTACGGGCCTCACACGGTGCAGCACTGGTGTGCACTCGGTGCGTGTGTAGTGTACCTGTGCAGCGTGTGGTAGGCGAACCAGGGCAGGACGGCGGCTGCGCGTGGCGTGGCAGCGAACATGCCGTGCGGTCCGGCCACGCCGTAGCCCTGCAGGCAGCAGAGCACGATGCCCAGCACGGCGGCCAGCAGAGTCTGGCGCAGCAGGCGCTCGACACGACTGCGCTTCTTCTGCGGCTGAGGCTGGCCCCGGCCCCCCTTGTACGCCGCCGTCAGTCTGGAAAAGAAGGGAAAGGAAGTACCGTTGAACCTCattacttcgttacagccgtagcttcgttatagcccacgTTGACCGATCTTCCAAGGGGAATCATCATTCATTCGTTATATGCAATATATCTTTATAACGAGGCTCGACTTTGCGTGACCGATATCGCGGCGTAGCTATTTGAATGTGGGGAACTATGTGGTTCTTGGAACCGGGTGACACTAGACGGCTATGCCAGCATCAGGTCATGGAGGGAAGAAAAGTACGAGGAAGCGCACCTGTATGGTTTTGAAGCATCGTCGTAAAAAAAAGATAATATTGGGGAGAAAGTCGGCCCCGCGTGACGACCCGTGGTGAGTTTTATTGGCCAGGGTCGTGTCGCAACATCCACGTGGAGCCGACTTCGATGTGCCGGGCAAAAGAGGGGGAGGAAAGGGAACGGCTTGAAGAAAGCTTGGCTTGCATAAATCGGCCTCATGATGTCACCTCTTGAGATCGGTGCCACAGTATTTTCtaatatcctttttttttttacagcgagagctgttaaatGCGGCGTCCACCGAAACGTACACGTAGCACCCTGTCCGCACGCACCCACTGCTCATGCCTCGCGTTACGTTCGTCGTCGTCAAACGGGGCGCGCGAGCGCACACGTGGTTCATGATTTTCATGATTACCAGACCCGCGGGCCTCTTtaaatctaaagaaaaaaaacggacgCCCCAAAGCTTTGTTTCTGTACCTCTAAGTGTCCTCTCTTCGCAAGCCTCAATTCTTTGCTTCATCTTCATGACATGTGTTCCCATGACCGATAATGTCGAGCCAGCTGATGCGGGCCAGGCCACTCACAGTAAGGATCCGGCGGTCTCCCGGGAACGGGTCCAGGACCGACTCGATGCGCCGGTTTTTGGCAGGGTGCTCCGCTTCAGCTGCCGCTGCACGGCCGAGGAAGGCTGCTGTTCGCTGACGCCGAACTCCACCTCTAGTTTGGACTGCGGTAGACGGAGACAGTGCGGTGCGGCTCGGTCTGGTAACACCTGAGTGTTCTGCGGAAAGTCAGGTGCTGTGCTGCTCGGGTGTGCACTTTTCGGAGAACGTCAGGTTAAAGAAAAGAATTTACTCGGAAAGAGAAAACGCTTGCGACAGGAAAATATGCGATGACGGCGTCTGCTGTTCATTTCTTCAAGCAAAAACAACTCCCTAAAGGTCTAGAAAACGACGTGATGTCAGAAGGCCCACTCGGGGCTTTTGAATGTGTTTGGGAAGTACTCATTTGAAATCTGCGCAAGCTCTGAGAAATTGGTGTTCCGCGCTAGACATCAAGAAAGTCCGCTATACAGTATGCATGCAAGTACAGGTGCCCACAGAAGTTTTCGGAACGCCGCAATCACGAAAAGCGTTAATTTCCTCTCAATCTAGAAGCGCAGCCGGGCACTGAAGGGTGTATTGTGCAGGCCGCACTGAGAACTGCAAAGCACACCCTTCAGTTCATGGCTGCATGCTTACGCTGCGCAGTAATTAGGCTTTGTGGCAATTTGCGTGTTCCGAAAACTTCTGTGGGCGACTGTACATGCATGGCGGACTCGAGGCGGGCAACTTGCTCCCTAGGAAGGGGgtgcagcctttgccaaaagtagccagcctgcatggtttgcttctcattcgaatattagagcccttacggcttccctaaagatcaaaaagttctcggaaggtgaggacaagggttctccttaccatacagatATTTAGAGCTTGAAGCCTGGCATAATAACTTCAATATAacactgagaagcaaaccgtctagCCTGGTTACTTCTGGCAAATACTGTACATGGCCGCTCATCATAGCATCCTCTATACGCAATTTTTTAGGTGCATGTGCTGCACTTGCCAGAATTTAGATCATCTGACGCAGTTCCCCAACTACGCTTCAATCGAGAAATCTTGTTGCATATTGCCAACATTCATACATGAGTCATTCGGTCCAGCGTTCCCGTGCTTAAACCCTCTGAATACCGAAAATTTTAATTCATTCACATATATTTTTGTACTGTTgaaaacggaaaaaaaaagttttgtataGCTGGAAAGCCccgactgcattttttttttaccagacgTATAAACACGTGGTGTCATTTGCACAGTTCTCGCGCTTGCAGAGGAGCATCTGTTTCGACAGgcaagcgacaaaaaaaaaagatggatgAAATAGGCAACGGGCCAGTTTGGCAATCGGTTTGAGCCGGCGGCTGCTTTTCGCTGACACTTCCTGCGCTCTGGCTGCAGCGCGGCCCGCCTAGGACGAACCTCGTCCGAGACGGCAGTTCCGGAAGTTGAAGGCCCGCCCTCTACCAGGGGGTAATGCCTCTACGCGTTGTCGCATGGCGCCGCTCTCGCCGCTGTGAGGTCTTTGTGGCCAGCTGCTCCTCGCTCTGGCTACGCCGCTGATCGGCTTCTCGCTCGGCGGCCAGCACTACTGGGTCTTGTCGACGTCAAGCACCGGTGTGACGAGCGCCCTTTTAATTTATTCTGTATTCACTCTAAGTTCGACAAGGCTCTGCTGATCCGGgcttcctctctctttcatttatgtatATTTGTCTCTCTCTTGACGACTAATAAAGATGACTAATAAAAGGATAACAAAAGGGCAGCTGCTGAGCCATCCGCGCGCTGGTTTCTTTATTGTTATTTTGATTCTCCGGCCGCTCGCAGAAGGAATCTTGGCTGAGCTCCCTCACGCCGAGCACTGCGCTTCCGAGCTGCAGCCGCTCGGGGGGAGAAACACAGAACCGATTAGACCGGCTGACATGGCGGACGACCTTCGCTGTTCCGACAGCGAGCGGCATCACTGCGTTTATCTCGTAGTAATTTCTCTGTCACAGCAGCGTCCCTTAATTTTCTTTCCCTGCTTCCCTGATTTCTCCCACCGCCAACCCTCGATTCTTTATCTCATCTTTCTCTCCTGGCCGCTTCGATCGATGACCTTGGACGGGCTTCGTCCATGCGCCGGTTCGAGGTGTGCTCCGTATAACGGCACAAAGGATATGTCACCGTTTACTTTTCGCCCAAACGAAGCCAAGCAAAAGCGTAGCCCGTGATGGTACCGTTACCTGATGCTTTCTCCTTTAGCTGCGTACGCGAATCGCATACTTCCTTAACAAGCCGTTCAGACGAGTCTCTTACGCTGTCAGAAATTAAGCATAAGCAAAACTTCGAGCAATGTTCCAGTTGACTAGACGGAGTTAACTTTCAGTTTCTCGCGTTAAAGCCTTCTAAGCGCTTATTTATTGCCTCATTGATCGCTTGTTTGCACGTATGCTGGTATACCGTTAGCGCGATTTCGTGCCCAGCTCGCATTGCTCGCCCATTGGTTCCCGGACACTGACGTCAAGGTGGATAGCTGGCCTAGTTTGTTCATCTTTTTTACAAAGAGACTAGCGCATCATACGAGGACTAAGGAAGAGGCGAACGTGCCTCGTATGAAGCGCTAGTATCTCTGCAACAACACAGACACTGACGAAACAGCTCGGGGAACCAATGAGCAAGCTGTGCTGGCTGTATCACGCCTCGAAGAGTGTCCATTATCGCCAGCAATTCTCGCGTTACAGTTGCTTTTGCATAAGTGCGTTTCCTGTCGGCGCTGCGTTCTGAAAAGCATCCTGTATACTGACACTAAAGCCCCTGGGCGCTGGGTccgagaccatgctgcacggtgtgtttgcAGTGAAGCTCCTGCCGTGCATCCACCTTAATATTGTCTCAGATCCAGCCGCCGACGTCCAGCGGCGCTGATGTCAGTGGAAGACACACGCtggagcgttcgtgttaagcgtgctgctGGCGGTACAGCATGCATGCCGTCCAGGGTATGAAGGGCTAGACTTTTCCAACCTTTACTTCGTTAAATTAAGTCCTATTTTCGGCCTTATGAAACTGGTCACTGCAGCCGTACAGAGACGCTCCTGTTCGGCTACAGAATTGCATAGTGCATATCGAGCGCGTACCATGAGCGGTTGCTGCTGTTCGCGCGTGAGCTGTGATGGGCAAAGGGGCAGCGATGTTTGCGAGCGCAGACCGCCGGAGCTCTTCTGCAAATCAGGTCCCGCTTCGGGTTCCGGTTCTGGTTCTGGTTCCGGACCTTCGGATGACGACGAAGAACCTGCGTGTAGGCGTGGGTTCAGTTACCCGAATCGCAGTATGGTAATTAGGTGAAACACATTAAATATATCAAAGGGGTGATTCATGTGCGCCTATCGCTATCGCTTATTCCTGACGAGGAAGGTGTAAAGCATTTGTGGATCACACGTCCAGATAAAAGCTAAACTCTAAGCCAAAGATGGGCAGAATGGGACTAGTTAGGAATAGTTAGCCCTTGGGGATTAGTCCTTGGGGAATAGTCCTTGTTAGGAATAGTTAGTCCGTGGGGAGACTAGATCTGTCACTTATGCTTCTTTGCAGTCGGGCTGTAAGGGAGTAATGGTTGCTctttttaattaattaattaattaattgttttttggggaaaggaaatggcgcagtatgtcccatatatcgttggacacctgaaccgcgccgtaagggaagggggaaaggaaggagtgaaagaagaaaggaagaaaggtgccgtagtggagggctccggaataatgtcgacgcACTAATGGTTTTTGGAACGCCGTTACTCCCCAAAGAGATAACCCCTACACTCTTTCCTCACCGGCGCTTGGGAGTTATCGCCGACTGCCCGCTGGTGCATTGTTTGCTTTCGTACCGCTTCGACCCGAGATACTAGATTCGAGCAGCGAATAATGCGGACAGTGGCGCCGTGCAGCGGACACTCACTGCCGGTCCTGCGCTCGTTGGAGGGCGAAGAGGGGCCCTGGACGCTGAGGCTGACGGTGCGCTGGTGCTCGTCCGTGACGCGGATCCTGGGCGCCAGCGCCTCCCAGGCGCCCCTCATGGGGCAGCCGCCGCTCGCCGTGCCGCTACGGGGCATGCTCAGCGAGCGCTGGTGGCCGCCAGCGCCGCTGGGCCTGCGGCGGGAACAGGGAGCAGCAGCGCACGGTACACATTGCGCTCAGACACATTAGCACAGACGTGCACACAGACACATCCATCAAAAAGCAAAAGAACTGTGAGTGTATTCAGGTGTTTGCGGTGAGGGAATGGATGCGCAGCTGGGGGAGGTGTTGAGATAACAGTCGGTAGCGGGGATGTACGGA
Protein-coding sequences here:
- the LOC144121061 gene encoding uncharacterized protein LOC144121061 isoform X2; translation: MASADVTMTSDANVNSSSSGGGSAGSSNETPWADLWWKERVQVASPDWAELRQRVQWLWPVHAYGLACLFLGLAVTAFLTALGLRARLSARPHLSTLNVFLLVLGLTRCLCLFLDPYGSRQLMPSVMLAMLWDLAFPCLLSAFSLLQLAFVQLTQAKPSPARVGDETCVSLVVVFHFCLAIASDLFWAMQNSFRVVWLFTQLSFTAWGLFLCSTCVCSCLRLQQSISQLPMLLFLPPQGPGDAVGEVVASSACYDNKGILPLGTLERPSGAGGHQRSLSMPRSGTASGGCPMRGAWEALAPRIRVTDEHQRTVSLSVQGPSSPSNERRTGSSSSSSEGPEPEPEPEPEAGPDLQKSSGGLRSQTSLPLCPSQLTREQQQPLMSKLEVEFGVSEQQPSSAVQRQLKRSTLPKTGASSRSWTRSRETAGSLLLTAAYKGGRGQPQPQKKRSRVERLLRQTLLAAVLGIVLCCLQGYGVAGPHGMFAATPRAAAVLPWFAYHTLHRCLELAMACTMASVTRKSLYSNCYRSHSCNEKYRGSLFS
- the LOC144121061 gene encoding uncharacterized protein LOC144121061 isoform X1, which encodes MASADVTMTSDANVNSSSSGGGSAGSSNETPWADLWWKERVQVASPDWAELRQRVQWLWPVHAYGLACLFLGLAVTAFLTALGLRARLSARPHLSTLNVFLLVLGLTRCLCLFLDPYGSRQLMPSVMLAMLWDLAFPCLLSAFSLLQLAFVQLTQAKPSPARVGDETCVSLVVVFHFCLAIASDLFWAMQNSFRVVWLFTQLSFTAWGLFLCSTCVCSCLRLQQSISQLPMLLFLPPQGPGDAVGEVVASSACYDNKGILPLGTLERPSGAGGHQRSLSMPRSGTASGGCPMRGAWEALAPRIRVTDEHQRTVSLSVQGPSSPSNERRTGSSSSSSEGPEPEPEPEPEAGPDLQKSSGGLRSQTSLPLCPSQLTREQQQPLMNTQVLPDRAAPHCLRLPQSKLEVEFGVSEQQPSSAVQRQLKRSTLPKTGASSRSWTRSRETAGSLLLTAAYKGGRGQPQPQKKRSRVERLLRQTLLAAVLGIVLCCLQGYGVAGPHGMFAATPRAAAVLPWFAYHTLHRCLELAMACTMASVTRKSLYSNCYRSHSCNEKYRGSLFS